The following coding sequences lie in one Apus apus isolate bApuApu2 chromosome 16, bApuApu2.pri.cur, whole genome shotgun sequence genomic window:
- the LOC127391237 gene encoding solute carrier family 2, facilitated glucose transporter member 11-like isoform X2 produces MATFFSDLVQFRGLFQMILVLGIGGSFPYGFHISVINYPSVHIRKFINETWIERHGSPLHPETIMLLWSFIVSVYGIGGFLGSLCCGYLTTKFRKKKCQMCTNLIMLVAALLMAFSKTAKSFEMILAGRFLYGIGTGFSLNIHPQYVGEISPKKLRGFTNSTVAVFLTLGKLTGQVIGLREILGSETLWPWLLASSGLSALVQLVTLPFFPDSPSYLLIQKGNEEACRKAIRKLWGEGDHQAEIDDIMKEKAAVTSTKSLRVLEVIKERSLRWQLYILMTAMTTLQLCGINAIYFYSFEVFRTAKFEEYLIPYVSLGVGLCECLSSILCSTLIDRFGRKVLLLGGYTLMCSVLALLTTTLSLQHQFFWMHYFSVILIFLFVIFYGIGPSGATISIMVEIFSQSYRPSAFLIVGCINWMGLFVLGMIFPLIVDNLGPFCFLIFLGILALSAIFIYLYLPETKGKSIMEIKAEFNKLNFGKKETSVTENNLPKEQFFCTKL; encoded by the exons ATGGCAACCTTCTTCTCTGACCTG GTTCAGTTCCGAGGATTATTTCAAATGATCTTAGTGCTGGGAATTGGTGGTAGTTTTCCATATGGCTTCCACATTTCTGTAATCAACTATCCTTCTGTG CACATCAGGAAGTTCATTAATGAAACCTGGATAGAGCGACATGGCTCTCCCCTTCATCCCGAGACAATCATGCTGCTGTGGTCCTTCATTGTGTCTGTTTATGGGATAGGAGGATTCTTGGGAAGCCTCTGCTGTGGCTACCTGACTACAAAATTCAGGAA aaaaaagtGCCAAATGTGCACCAACCTGATCATGCTGGTAGCTGCACTTTTAATGGCCTTCAGTAAAACAGCCAAGTCCTTTGAGATGATTCTGGCCGGACGCTTTCTCTATGGCATTGGTACAG GTTTTTCTCTCAATATACATCCTCAATATGTAGGAGAGATCTCACCGAAGAAGCTGCGTGGATTTACCAACTCCAcagttgctgtttttctgaCACTGGGAAAACTCACAGGACAGGTTATTGGCCTACG GGAGATTTTAGGAAGTGAAACTCTGTGGCCGTGGTTGTTAGCATCTAGTGGACTTTCAGCATTGGTTCAACTGGTTACCCTCCCATTTTTCCCTGATTCACCATCCTACCTCCTGATACAGAAGGGTAATGAGGAAGCCTGCAGGAAAG CCATCAGGAAGCTCTGGGGGGAAGGAGACCATCAAGCAGAAATTGATGACATTATGAAGGAGAAGGCTGCAGTGACAAGTACAAAATCCTTGCGTGTTCTTGAAGTAATAAAAGAACGATCTCTGCGCTGGCAACTGTACATTTTGATGACTGCCATGACCACCTTACAGCTCTGTGGAATCAATGCA ATATATTTCTATTCTTTTGAAGTATTCCGCACAGCCAAGTTTGAAGAATACCTTATCCCATACGTGTCCCTTGGAGTGGGGTTGTGTGAATGCTTATCCTCTATACTGTGT agcacCCTCATAGACCGATTTGGGAGGAAGGTGCTGCTGTTGGGAGGATACACACTGATGTGTTCTGTGCTGGCACTCCTCACCACAACCCTGTCACTGCAG CATCAGTTTTTCTGGATGCATTACTTCAGTGTTATCTTGATCTTCCTATTTGTTATCTTCTACGGAATTGGACCAT ctgGAGCCACTATATCTATCATGGTTGAAATCTTCAGCCAGTCATACAGACCATCAGCCTTTTTGATTGTTGGCTGCATCAACTGGATGGGACTTTTTGTACTTGGGATGATTTTTCCATTGATTGTT GATAACCTTGGACCTTTCTGCTTCCTTATCTTTTTGGGAATCCTTGCTTTATCAGCAATTTTCATCTACCTGTATCTACCTGAGACCAAGGGAAAGTCAAtcatggaaataaaagcagagttCAACAAGCTGAactttgggaaaaaagaaacctcagTCACTGAAAATAACCTTCCTAAGGAACAGTTTTTCTGCACCAAGCTCTGA
- the LOC127391237 gene encoding solute carrier family 2, facilitated glucose transporter member 11-like isoform X1 — MEHFILALQVQFRGLFQMILVLGIGGSFPYGFHISVINYPSVHIRKFINETWIERHGSPLHPETIMLLWSFIVSVYGIGGFLGSLCCGYLTTKFRKKKCQMCTNLIMLVAALLMAFSKTAKSFEMILAGRFLYGIGTGFSLNIHPQYVGEISPKKLRGFTNSTVAVFLTLGKLTGQVIGLREILGSETLWPWLLASSGLSALVQLVTLPFFPDSPSYLLIQKGNEEACRKAIRKLWGEGDHQAEIDDIMKEKAAVTSTKSLRVLEVIKERSLRWQLYILMTAMTTLQLCGINAIYFYSFEVFRTAKFEEYLIPYVSLGVGLCECLSSILCSTLIDRFGRKVLLLGGYTLMCSVLALLTTTLSLQHQFFWMHYFSVILIFLFVIFYGIGPSGATISIMVEIFSQSYRPSAFLIVGCINWMGLFVLGMIFPLIVDNLGPFCFLIFLGILALSAIFIYLYLPETKGKSIMEIKAEFNKLNFGKKETSVTENNLPKEQFFCTKL, encoded by the exons ATGGAGCATTTTATTCTTGCTTTGCAGGTTCAGTTCCGAGGATTATTTCAAATGATCTTAGTGCTGGGAATTGGTGGTAGTTTTCCATATGGCTTCCACATTTCTGTAATCAACTATCCTTCTGTG CACATCAGGAAGTTCATTAATGAAACCTGGATAGAGCGACATGGCTCTCCCCTTCATCCCGAGACAATCATGCTGCTGTGGTCCTTCATTGTGTCTGTTTATGGGATAGGAGGATTCTTGGGAAGCCTCTGCTGTGGCTACCTGACTACAAAATTCAGGAA aaaaaagtGCCAAATGTGCACCAACCTGATCATGCTGGTAGCTGCACTTTTAATGGCCTTCAGTAAAACAGCCAAGTCCTTTGAGATGATTCTGGCCGGACGCTTTCTCTATGGCATTGGTACAG GTTTTTCTCTCAATATACATCCTCAATATGTAGGAGAGATCTCACCGAAGAAGCTGCGTGGATTTACCAACTCCAcagttgctgtttttctgaCACTGGGAAAACTCACAGGACAGGTTATTGGCCTACG GGAGATTTTAGGAAGTGAAACTCTGTGGCCGTGGTTGTTAGCATCTAGTGGACTTTCAGCATTGGTTCAACTGGTTACCCTCCCATTTTTCCCTGATTCACCATCCTACCTCCTGATACAGAAGGGTAATGAGGAAGCCTGCAGGAAAG CCATCAGGAAGCTCTGGGGGGAAGGAGACCATCAAGCAGAAATTGATGACATTATGAAGGAGAAGGCTGCAGTGACAAGTACAAAATCCTTGCGTGTTCTTGAAGTAATAAAAGAACGATCTCTGCGCTGGCAACTGTACATTTTGATGACTGCCATGACCACCTTACAGCTCTGTGGAATCAATGCA ATATATTTCTATTCTTTTGAAGTATTCCGCACAGCCAAGTTTGAAGAATACCTTATCCCATACGTGTCCCTTGGAGTGGGGTTGTGTGAATGCTTATCCTCTATACTGTGT agcacCCTCATAGACCGATTTGGGAGGAAGGTGCTGCTGTTGGGAGGATACACACTGATGTGTTCTGTGCTGGCACTCCTCACCACAACCCTGTCACTGCAG CATCAGTTTTTCTGGATGCATTACTTCAGTGTTATCTTGATCTTCCTATTTGTTATCTTCTACGGAATTGGACCAT ctgGAGCCACTATATCTATCATGGTTGAAATCTTCAGCCAGTCATACAGACCATCAGCCTTTTTGATTGTTGGCTGCATCAACTGGATGGGACTTTTTGTACTTGGGATGATTTTTCCATTGATTGTT GATAACCTTGGACCTTTCTGCTTCCTTATCTTTTTGGGAATCCTTGCTTTATCAGCAATTTTCATCTACCTGTATCTACCTGAGACCAAGGGAAAGTCAAtcatggaaataaaagcagagttCAACAAGCTGAactttgggaaaaaagaaacctcagTCACTGAAAATAACCTTCCTAAGGAACAGTTTTTCTGCACCAAGCTCTGA
- the LOC127391237 gene encoding solute carrier family 2, facilitated glucose transporter member 11-like isoform X3, which produces MCTNLIMLVAALLMAFSKTAKSFEMILAGRFLYGIGTGFSLNIHPQYVGEISPKKLRGFTNSTVAVFLTLGKLTGQVIGLREILGSETLWPWLLASSGLSALVQLVTLPFFPDSPSYLLIQKGNEEACRKAIRKLWGEGDHQAEIDDIMKEKAAVTSTKSLRVLEVIKERSLRWQLYILMTAMTTLQLCGINAIYFYSFEVFRTAKFEEYLIPYVSLGVGLCECLSSILCSTLIDRFGRKVLLLGGYTLMCSVLALLTTTLSLQHQFFWMHYFSVILIFLFVIFYGIGPSGATISIMVEIFSQSYRPSAFLIVGCINWMGLFVLGMIFPLIVDNLGPFCFLIFLGILALSAIFIYLYLPETKGKSIMEIKAEFNKLNFGKKETSVTENNLPKEQFFCTKL; this is translated from the exons ATGTGCACCAACCTGATCATGCTGGTAGCTGCACTTTTAATGGCCTTCAGTAAAACAGCCAAGTCCTTTGAGATGATTCTGGCCGGACGCTTTCTCTATGGCATTGGTACAG GTTTTTCTCTCAATATACATCCTCAATATGTAGGAGAGATCTCACCGAAGAAGCTGCGTGGATTTACCAACTCCAcagttgctgtttttctgaCACTGGGAAAACTCACAGGACAGGTTATTGGCCTACG GGAGATTTTAGGAAGTGAAACTCTGTGGCCGTGGTTGTTAGCATCTAGTGGACTTTCAGCATTGGTTCAACTGGTTACCCTCCCATTTTTCCCTGATTCACCATCCTACCTCCTGATACAGAAGGGTAATGAGGAAGCCTGCAGGAAAG CCATCAGGAAGCTCTGGGGGGAAGGAGACCATCAAGCAGAAATTGATGACATTATGAAGGAGAAGGCTGCAGTGACAAGTACAAAATCCTTGCGTGTTCTTGAAGTAATAAAAGAACGATCTCTGCGCTGGCAACTGTACATTTTGATGACTGCCATGACCACCTTACAGCTCTGTGGAATCAATGCA ATATATTTCTATTCTTTTGAAGTATTCCGCACAGCCAAGTTTGAAGAATACCTTATCCCATACGTGTCCCTTGGAGTGGGGTTGTGTGAATGCTTATCCTCTATACTGTGT agcacCCTCATAGACCGATTTGGGAGGAAGGTGCTGCTGTTGGGAGGATACACACTGATGTGTTCTGTGCTGGCACTCCTCACCACAACCCTGTCACTGCAG CATCAGTTTTTCTGGATGCATTACTTCAGTGTTATCTTGATCTTCCTATTTGTTATCTTCTACGGAATTGGACCAT ctgGAGCCACTATATCTATCATGGTTGAAATCTTCAGCCAGTCATACAGACCATCAGCCTTTTTGATTGTTGGCTGCATCAACTGGATGGGACTTTTTGTACTTGGGATGATTTTTCCATTGATTGTT GATAACCTTGGACCTTTCTGCTTCCTTATCTTTTTGGGAATCCTTGCTTTATCAGCAATTTTCATCTACCTGTATCTACCTGAGACCAAGGGAAAGTCAAtcatggaaataaaagcagagttCAACAAGCTGAactttgggaaaaaagaaacctcagTCACTGAAAATAACCTTCCTAAGGAACAGTTTTTCTGCACCAAGCTCTGA
- the LOC127391238 gene encoding solute carrier family 2, facilitated glucose transporter member 11-like: MTSFLSDLVQYRGLFQMVTILGIGGTFQIGFQLSTITYMSQHVKAFINETWLERYGYPIHQDNLLFLWSITVSIYGIGGLLGSSASRYLTVKYGKKKCLLFNNLLMIVGASVMGCCKTAQSFEMILVGRFMCGISAGLCVPLHHQYVGEISPKKLRGFANSTSAFFWSLGKAVGQISGQRELLGSQSLWPMLMASCGFPALVQLVTLPFFPESPPYLLMRKGDPEGCKKAVRQLWGEGHHQAEIDDIMKEKATMKNTKILSVLELIKEPAFRWQLYTIIVLTSTVQLCGINAVYFYTFEVLKAAGFDEKMISYMTLSLGLSELVAAVVCSSIIERLGRKVLLRGGYWIMGSLLAGITVTLSLQDWYFWMPYCSLCLIILFVVVFAVGPAGSTVSVRVEIFTLSCRPPAFAITAVLNWVGIFVIGITFPFFVERLKHFCFLISMGVLFTSGTIIHLILPETKGKSIVEITEEFNKLNFKKKRFPAPSNHVTEDYTFCTRL, translated from the exons GTCCAGTACCGGGGGCTCTTTCAGATGGTCACAATCCTGGGGATTGGTGGAACATTCCAAATTGGCTTTCAACTTTCTACCATCACCTACATGTCTCAG cATGTTAAGGCCTTCATTAATGAAACTTGGCTGGAGCGATATGGCTACCCCATCCATCAGGATAACCTCTTGTTCCTATGGTCTATCACTGTGTCCATCTATGGTATAGGAGGTCTTTTGGGTTCTTCAGCAAGTAGATACCTGACTGTCAAGTATGGCAA AAAGAAATGTCTCCTGTTCAACAATCTGCTCATGATAGTGGGAGCATCGGTCATGGGCTGCTGTAAAACAGCCCAGTCTTTTGAGATGATTCTAGTTGGACGCTTCATGTGTGGAATAAGCGCAG GTCTTTGTGTTCCTCTGCACCACCAATACGTTGGGGAAATTTCCCCTAAGAAGCTACGTGGATTTGCAAATTCCACTTCCGCTTTCTTTTGGTCACTGGGAAAAGCCGTAGGGCAAATTTCAGGACAAAG ggagctgctgggcagccagTCCCTATGGCCCATGCTAATGGCCTCGTGTGGATTTCCAGCACTGGTCCAGCTGGTCACTCTGCCATTCTTCCCTGAGTCCCCCCCATATCTCCTCATGCGTAAAGGAGACCCAGAAGGCTGCAAAAAAG CCGTAAGGCAGCTTTGGGGTGAAGGCCATCACCAAGCAGAGATTGATGACATCATGAAAGAGAAAGCAACAATGAAAAACACCAAGATCCTGAGTGTCCTGGAGCTAATCAAAGAACCAGCTTTCCGTTGGCAGCTGTATACGATAATTGTTCTGACCTCCACAGTTCAGCTATGTGGCATCAATGCA gtttatttttatacttttgaAGTCCTGAAGGCAGCTGGTTTTGATGAAAAAATGATCTCCTATATGACACTCTCTCTTGGACTCTCTGAACTTGTAGCTGCTGTAGTCTGT AGCTCCATCATCGAGCGACTGGGCAGGAAAGTGCTCCTAAGAGGAGGCTACTGGATCATGGGTTCACTGCTAGCTGGTATCACCGTGACTCTCTCCCTACAG gactGGTATTTCTGGATGCCATACTGCAGCCTTTGTCTGATTATCTTGTTTGTAGTGGTCTTTGCAGTTGGGCCAG cTGGTTCCACAGTTTCTGTTAGGGTTGAAATCTTCACGCTCTCCTGCAGACCACCTGCCTTCGCCATCACTGCTGTTCTCAACTGGGTGGGCATATTTGTGATTGGAATCACCTTCCCCTTCTTTGTG GAAAGACTCAAGCACTTCTGCTTCCTCATCTCTATGGGGGTACTTTTCACTTCAGGGACAATTATCCACCTGATCcttccagaaacaaaaggaaaatcaattGTGGAAATCACAGAAGAGTTCAATAAgctaaactttaaaaagaaacgttttccagctccttcaaacCATGTCACAGAGGATTACACTTTCTGCACCAGGCTTTGA